The Nocardioides houyundeii genome includes the window TCGCCGTGGAGATCGGCGACGGCTGGCTCCCGGCCTTCGTGCACGTCGACAAGTTCCAGGAGATGTACGGCGACGCGCTGGTCGACCGGCGCCCCGACCTCGACATCGTGGCGAGCGTCAACACGTTCGTCGACGACGACCTGAAGGCCGCGTTCCGACGCGCCAAGGAGCCGCTGGCCTGGTACGTCGGCGGCATGGGCGCCAAGGGTGCGAACTTCCACTACGACGCGGTCACCCGAGCCGGGTTCGGCCAGGAGGCCGAACGGATCCAGGAGCTCTTCCTGGCCGGCCGCCGGGACGAGGCGGTCGACGCGGTCCCCGACGAGCTGGTCGACGGCACCTCGCTCATCGGCTCCCCCAAACGGATCAAGGAGCGCCTGGAACGCTGGCAGCGCTCGGAGGTCGACACCGTGGTGATGATGGGTCTGCGCGACACCGCGGACATCCGCGCCCTGGCGAAGGAGATCGACCTGTGAGCACCGCCACGGACTCGGCGACGCCGTCCAGCGCCGGCCCCCGCACCGCTTCCGACCTCCGGTTCCGGCCCGGGGTCGCCGCGTGGATCACCCGGCACGCCGACCGGACGCCGGACAAGCCGGCCATCATCACCTCGGACCGCACGCTCTCCTACGCCGACCTCGAGCGACGCACGTGGCAGGTCGCCGACGCGCTCCGCCAGCTGGGCGTCTCGCGGGGGACCGGGTGGCGGTGCTGCACGAGAACCACGCGGAGTTCATGCCCGCCACGCTGGGGATCCTGCGCCTCGGCGCCGTCTTCGTGCCCCTCAACCTGCGGCTGGCCGCCCCCGAGATGGCCGCGCTGGTCGCGGACAGCGAACCGGTCGCCGTGATCACCACCAGCGGCTACCGCGACCAGGCGGCCCTCTTCGCCCGGGCGAACCCGACCCTGTCGACGTTCTTCACCGATGGCCCGCCCGAGGACTTCCCGGGCCGGGTCGCGGCATGGCCCCAGCCGGACCAGGTGGTGACGCCCTTCGCCGTCGAGGAGTTCGACGACGACTCCGCCGCGGGGCTCTTCTACACCTCCGGGACCACGGGACTGCCCAAGGGCGCGATCATCACCCACGGCAACATCCGGTCGGTGGCGACCTCCCTGGCCGTCGACATCGGGTTCACCGGACAGGACCGACCCCTGGTCTCGCTGCCCATCAGCGTCTCCGGGGCGATGCTGGCCGGGGTGCTGCCCTTCCTGCACCTCGGCTGCACCCTGCGGCTGCTGGAGCAGGGCACCCCGGAGGCGATCGCCGCAGCGATCCGCGACCACCGCCCCACCTACATGGCCAGCGTCCCCACGGTCTTCAAGTCGCTGCTGGACCACCCGTCCTTCGCGGACCTGGACCTGACCTGCTTCAACCGGGTCCTCTCGGCCGCGGCGCCGATGCCGGTCTCGCTGATCGAGCGCTTCCAGGCCCGCGGGCTGTCGGTCTTCGTGCAGGGCTACGGCCTGACCGAGTCGTGCGGCTTCTCCACCTACCTGATGCCCGAGGACGCGGTGCGCAAGGCCGGCTCGATCGGCAAGTCCCTGCTCTACAGCGACGTCCGGGTCTTCCGCGACGAGGTCGTGGCCGCCCCCGGTGAGATCGGCGAGATCCGGGTCTCCGGACCCTCCGTCATGGCCGGCTACTGGCGGCGCCCCGACGAGCGCGCCGTGGTCGACGGCTGGCTGTGCACCGGGGACCTGGGGTACGCCGACGAGGAGGGCTACCTCTACGTCACCGGCCGCCTCAAGGACATGATCGTGACCGGCGGGTTCAACGTCTACCCGGCTGAGGTGGAGAACGTCATCTACCAGCTGCCCGAGGTCGCGGAGGCCGCGGTGATCGGCGTACCGGACGACCACTGGGGCGAGCGGGTCGTCGCGGTGGTGCGCCCGCACCTCGGCACCGACCTGGACGAGGCGGCCGTGCTCGCCGCGTGTGCCCAGAGCCTGGCGGACTACAAGCGGCCCAAGGAGGTCCTGCTGGTCCGCTCGTCGTTCCCGATCAACGCCACGGGCAAGGTGATGAAGGCGCAGCTCCGGGAGTCGCTGGTGGCGGGCACGCTGGCCTGAGCGGCCAGCGGCTGCCGGCTGCCGGCTGCCGGCTGCCGGCGGTCAGCCGACCTCGATCGGCTGGTCGCGCAGCATCCAGGTGCCGGTCGCGGCGGCGCACAGCCTCCCGGTGCCGTCGAAGACCTTCACCTGCGGCACGCAGGTACGGCGTCCGCGCCGCAGGATCTCCACCTCGACCCGGAGCGGTCCACTCCGCGCCGGCGCCAGGAAGTGCACGCTCAGGTCACCGGTCGCCGAGTCCTGACCGGTCGCCCCGGTCACCGCGATCCCCGCGGCGACGTCCGCAGCGCCGGCGATCACCGCGCCCGAGACGTGCCCGTCCGGGTTCCGGTGGCAGTCCTGGACGTGCACCTCCACGAGGGCTCCGTCGGAGCGCACCTCCACGCACCGCAGGCCGAGCAGCTCACTGATCGGCAGGGCGTTGAACCAGCCGACCAGCTCGT containing:
- a CDS encoding PaaI family thioesterase yields the protein MTTEVSDELVGWFNALPISELLGLRCVEVRSDGALVEVHVQDCHRNPDGHVSGAVIAGAADVAAGIAVTGATGQDSATGDLSVHFLAPARSGPLRVEVEILRRGRRTCVPQVKVFDGTGRLCAAATGTWMLRDQPIEVG
- a CDS encoding LLM class flavin-dependent oxidoreductase, with translation MGPRGAVDARGRVLPPPPSRWRRARQAAAPDHRALPPRVPVYLGAQGPKNVALAVEIGDGWLPAFVHVDKFQEMYGDALVDRRPDLDIVASVNTFVDDDLKAAFRRAKEPLAWYVGGMGAKGANFHYDAVTRAGFGQEAERIQELFLAGRRDEAVDAVPDELVDGTSLIGSPKRIKERLERWQRSEVDTVVMMGLRDTADIRALAKEIDL
- a CDS encoding AMP-binding enzyme, producing MIVTGGFNVYPAEVENVIYQLPEVAEAAVIGVPDDHWGERVVAVVRPHLGTDLDEAAVLAACAQSLADYKRPKEVLLVRSSFPINATGKVMKAQLRESLVAGTLA